From Methylovorus glucosotrophus:
GCAATCAGCAGAATATCGGCAGCAACACGCACATATTTATATCCCGCCGGCGGCGCGCCGAGCTCAACAATGATGCGCGGTGGCAAGTCGTAATACACAACATCGCGTGGCAATGGATAGCCTTTGCGCCATTTGCGCGCCTGGCCGGGTGGCATGCAACCGTTGTGTTTCTTCGCCAGTCCCGGTGGGCAATGGCCGCCGCGGAATTGTTCACCATAGTAATCATGCACGATGGTGCGTTGCTGATCGCCAAAATACATGCCCACACGTACGTCGCCGCCATGGTGATCACGATCGCCACCGCGGTCACCGCCCTTGTAGGCTCCGCGATCACCACCACGGTCGCCGCCGTCGGGACGCCCGCCTGGTCCGTCATTATCACGTCCGCCACGGTCCGGGCCGCCATGTTGCTGACCTTGCCCATTGCCATTGCCGTGGCCTGCTCCATCCGGCTTGGCAGCAAAGGCGGGGGCAGAGAGTGCCAGCCCGCCCATCAGACACAGGCATGCCGCCAGACTCGTTAATTTATTGTTTTGCATTGTGCTCTCCATGGATATCAAACCCCGATCTTTTTATATTAAGCTCTTGATCCGCTTGTTATATTCACCACGCCTTTGCGGTCAGGCGTTGCTTCCTGCATTCCTACATGAGAATCAGCTTATGTCGGATATGGACCAGACACCAGCCGTTTTAATCTTCCATCAACGCTTTTTTACTTTTTTTAACTTGTTGAACCGGGAGAATTCATCATGGAAAAGTTTGTTCATTTACTACTCGCTTTTTTACTTTTCGGCCCAGTGTTGAGCGGAATCGCGTCGGGGGAAATGAATATTCAGAATCTGGAAGTGCCCCGCTACACCGCTAGCCAGCAATAAGCGCAGCTGTTTAAGCCCAGTCTGCGGGACAGCCTGCCATCGCAAATTTGCGTGGCTGCACTAGATAACGGGGCAGCAAGACTCGCCCGCAGACAAGGTTTAATCCTCCGCCCACGCCGCCAGAAATTCTTTCCAGTGCGGCCCTTCACTGGCAGCCAGTGTTTGACGCACCAGCGCGATCTCGCTGGCATAAGACTCAGGGTTAAGATGCCCGCGCATCAGCTGAAAGCGCAGGTAGACCAGGTAGGTATTTGCCACATCGGTCTCGCAGTAATTGCGTATGGCTTCAATCTCACCCCGGCAGTAGGCATCCCAGACCTTGGAGCCATCCATGCCGAGCTTGCCAGGGAAACCGCATAGCTGTGCGATCTGATCCAGCGGCGCATTGGCGCGCGCCTGATACAGCGCCATCAAATCCATCAAGTCCAGATGCCGAGTATGGTAACGGCTGATGTAGTTGTTCCACTTGAAGTCTCTATCATCTTCGCCCATATCCCAATAGCTGCTCGCCTGCACCCCATGAATCAAGCCGCGATAATGCAACACAGGCAGGTCAAAGCCGCCACCATTCCATGACACCACATTCGGTTTGTACTTCTCAATGCCATCAAAAAATCGCTGAATGATCTCGCGCTCGGGGGCATCCGCAGCGCCCAGCGTCCACACCCGAAAGCTATCCCCTTCGCGCATGGCGCATGAAATGGCCACCACCTTATGCTGTTGCAGCGGCAAAAACTCGCTGCCGTTTTGCTGGCGGCGCTGATGAAAGGCAATGCGGGCGACATCCTCGGCGGAAGTGTCTGGCGGCAGATCGTACAGGCGGCGCAGGCCGTCGACATCGGGGATGGTTTCAATATCGAACACAAGGGTCGGGGTCATGGTGTCACTCGGTGAATATCTGGTGAAAAAGCACGGTGAGGCGCTGGGTTATAAAGCGGGGTTGTAAAAAGGCCAGCCAGATGGGCGTTGAAGTCAGCTGTCCGCGAGCTTACTTCTTGATCCAGCCACTGCCATCCTGCACCCACCAGCCGCCCTGCGCCTTATCGGCCCAGCGTTTGGCGAAGGTGGCGCGGATTTCGGGCTCCCATTCGGGATGCTGGTTGCCATTGGCAATCTCGGCGTAGAGCGCGTTGCGGTCCTTGTTTTCGGCCGCTACCAGGCTATTCAGGGCCTGCCGCTGCGCCAGCGGAACTGCCGCGGCATCACGCACAGCCACCAGGCCATCGCGGGAAAATCCGACCGCACCACTGCTGTAAAACGGCGCCAGCTGGGCATGGCGCGCCTGCATGCTGTTTTTGATGGCGCTGATGGCGGGCGTATTGATTTCAAGATCCGCCGCCGCATGGGCGGGGCTCAATGACAGCCACATGCTCATCATAAGGCTGAAGACGATAATGATATTTTTCATGAAGAATCCTTTATGGCGCGGGTTGAACGGCAGGTGTTTCGCCAGCAGGGGCAGCAGGCGCCGCTTTTTTATCCTGTAATTGCCAGACATCATCGATGATGCGATCGGCGGCTTTTTCAGCGGCAGCCGCAGGGAAATAAATATTGATGGTGACGCAGGCAGGTAGCAGCAATGCGGCGGGCAGCGCCCAGTACAAATGTTTCATGTGTTAATTTCTCCTATTGGATCACCGGTTTGACATTGCTCTCGGTGACGCGCCGGATGCGGCTCACAAGCTCGCTCCAGCCGACCTGGCGATTGTACCCCATGACCGTAATGGCCGGGATGCCACTGCCTTTGACGATGACATAGCCTTGCGGCGCCTGCGCCACGCCGTCCATGGTGCATACATCGGCATGCAGGCGGCAACTCAAGCCCAGTTTTTCATAATTGAATTGATCAAAAAACCGCAGCACACTGCGCTGTATGGCAGCAGCAGCCCCTGCACCGCCCAGGGCTGAGATATTTTCCACAGCTCGCTGGGAAATCTTGCGCGGATACTTCCCGGGGCTGCTCTTGAGTACGGCATCGAATGCCACGGGTTGCCAATTCTGCAGCTCCAGATGCTGGATATCGCCATCCAGCTTGCCTTCAATGGCACCAAAGGAGAAGGTGCGGGTGAGATGTCCCAGGTCCAGATTGCGCATTTCGATATCGGCATGCAGCCGCGGAGTGCTGCCCAGCGGCGTTTGCATGCCCAGGTTATTCACGCTGATGCTGCCATCAAACAGATTGAAGCCGAGCACCCCATCCGTTGTCAGCGTGCCTGCGTTGTAAGTCACCATGGGAATAGAGGCTGCTACCTTGCCCGCCATGCGCGGCCAGCCCAGGGCGGTGCTCAGCTCCGGCATATCGAGAGGCGTGAGGTTGGCTCGCAGATGCCAATACCACTGCCCGCCTAACGTAGCCGCAGAGACATCCGATAACACCAGCGCGCCATCCAGTATATTCAGCCGCAGCTCAGGCGCCGTCAGCGCATAGCGGTTGATCTCCGCCTGCAACTGACTCGCGGCCAACGGCACTTTGAGCAGATGCCCACCGGCAAAGTCCATCGTTACAGACTGTGGTTGGTCGTAATCCCAGGGGATATTGGCATTCAGTTTGTAAAAGGCGAAGCGATGCTGCTCGTCCTCCATATCTACATCGCGCAGGCGCAGCTGGAATGCTTGCAGTTGCCCCGCCTGCCAGTCTGCCTTTAGCGCGACATTGCCGGCCATCTCGACATGCCCAAGGGCACTCTGCTCCACCATGGGTTTAAGCAGCGCAGGATAAGCCTTGGCCAGATCGACATCCGGAACATCCACATGCAGGGTTTGCCATTGCCGCTCAGGCACTGACCACTTGCCGCTCGCATGCACGGTCGCCACGCCGGGCAACTGCAATGCAGCCCGGTCCAGCTGCAAGGCCTGCGCATCCCATGTGCCAGCGGCATTCAGCGTTTGCCCCTGGCCTTGCATATAGAGCGGCTGCCAGAACAATTCGCCGCCTGACCAGGTGATGGCCGCATCCCACAGCCAACGCCCGGCTTGTTGTCGCGCCTGCACTTGCGCACGGGCATGTAGCTTTTCAGCGGCATGCAAACCGGCAGCATCGCTGAACTGGGCATCCTGCACCTGCGCATCCAGCCGCAAGGCGGCCCGACCGGCGACGGGGGCTGTATCAAGAGTGAGGTTAAACGGAAGCCGAATACGATCGGCGGTTACCAGACCTTGCTGGCATGACCATGCACCACGCCCGGCAGGCAATTTGATCTGCCCGCACTCGGCATGCAGGCTGCTCCATGCCGGAGCCTTGGCAAGCTTGATCTGGCTGGTGAGTGCAAGCGCCGGACGCTGGGCTGGTGCCAGCACCAGCTTCACGGCTTTGGCCTGCCAGCCCTCCGCCTCCACCGTGTCGGCTTCAATGGTCAGGCTGCTGGCGGCCATGACCAGACTCGGCGACCAGGCAATGCCCATGAAAACAATGAGCGGAATCAGTCTTGATAAGGCTCGACAGCAGCCAACCGTGATACGCAAACCAGGCAGATCGCGTCGCGTGATCACGGCTGGCCTGGCTTAACCGGGGAATACCCCGGTGGAGAGATAGCGGTCACCCCGATCGCACACGATGGACACGATCACGGCGTTTTCGACCTTTTTTGACAATTGCAGGGCGGCGTGGAGTGCGCCACCCGATGAGATACCAGCGAATATGCCCTCAACGCTGGCAAGCTTGCGCGTGGTTTTTTCGGCATCCGCCTGGCTCACATACACCAGTTCATCGACGCGGCCTGCATCGTAAATGCTGGGCAGGTAAGCTTCCGGCCACTTGCGGATGCCGGGAATCTGCGCGCCTTCTTCCGGCTGCACGCCGATAATCTGAACGGCCGGGTTTTGCTCCTTGAGGTAACGCGAAGTGCCCATGATGGTGCCGGTAGTGCCCATGCTGGAGACAAAGTGCGTGACCTTGCCGCCCGTATCGCGCCAGATTTCGGGGCCGGTGCCCTCGTAATGCGCCAAAGGATTATCCATATTGGCAAACTGGTCCAGCACAATGCCCTCGCCTTCCGCTTGCAGCTTCATCGCCACATCGCGCGCCAGCTCCATGCTGCCATCGCGTGGGGTCAATACCAGCTCGGCACCAAAGGCCTTCATGGTCTGGCGCCGTTCCAGGCTCTGGTTTTCCGGCATAACCAGCACCATTTTGTAACCGCGCATCGCCGCCGCCATGGCCAGTGCAATGCCGGTGTTGCCAGAAGTCGCCTCGATCAGGGTATCGCCCGGCTTGATATCGCCACGGGCTTCGGCCCGCTTGATCATGGACAGGGCTGGTCTGTCTTTTACCGACCCGGCGGGGTTATTGCCTTCCAGCTTCACCAATATGGTATTGCTGGTATTGCCAGGCAAACGCTTGAGTTGAACCAGCGGCGTATTGCCGACAAAATCTTCCAGGGTTTTATACATAAAAATTGAATTCAGTTCTTTTTCAGGAATGCGAGATAGACCGCATAGAGGCCCAGCGCCGAGAACGCAATCAGCGACAGCTGCGGAATGGTCAGGCCAAACAGCGTCCAGTCTATCGCCGAGCATTCACCGGTGCCCTTGAACACCAGCTCCATGGCCTTTTTCATGGGGAAGCTCTCAAACAGATAGTCAAAGCCCGCGCCACACTCGGCCATCACCTTGTCCGGGTTAGCCTGTATCCACATATGCCGCGCAGCGATCACCACGCCGGTCAGCGCCGCCGCCACATGCAGCAATCCATATACTTTACGACCTGCCGCCTTGGGATTATGCAAGGCCGCCAGCAAAAACAGCACGCCCAGCACCATGTAGACAATGCGCTGCGAGATGCAGAGCGGACAAGGCTCAAGATTGTGTTTTTGCTGGATATACAAGGCAAACGCCACCAGACCAAAGCTGGCGATAAAGCCCAGCACATACCCGGTTCTGCCTTGCAGGAATTTTATTGTCATGGAGATTTCCTCAACACTTTATAATCGAGCCATTGTAACGGATTACAGGTAAGCACCGAAATGGCTGAATCAGCGCCCCGCATATTGACCGTGACCGAGCTGAATCGTTTGGCTCGCGACACACTGGAACGCGCATTTCCCTTGTTCTGGGTCTCGGGCGAGATATCCAACCTCACGCGGGCCGCTTCCGGTCATTGGTATTTTTCACTCAAGGATGCAGGCGCCCAGGTGCGCTGCGTCATGTTTCGCGGCCGCAACAGCTATCTGGACTGGCAACCACGGGAAGGCGACAAAGTCGAAGCCCGCGCACTGGTCACTCTGTATGAAGCGCGCGGCGATTTTCAGCTCACCATCGAGTTTTTGCAACGCGCCGGCCTCGGCACACTGTTCGAGGCTTTCGAAAAACTCAAGGCCAAGCTGCAAGCCGAAGGGCTGTTTGATGCTGCACTGAAACGTCCCATCCCTGCGCATCCGCAACGCATCGGCATCGTCACCTCGCCCGATGCCGCGGCCCTGCGTGATGTGCTCAGCACCCTGCGCCGCCGCATGCCCTCGCTGGAAGTCATTATTTACCCCACCCCGGTGCAAGGCAAAGGGGCTGCCGCGCAGATTGCTGCCGCCATCGAAACCGCCAGCGCCCGCGCCGAAGTCGATGTGCTGATCGTCTGCCGTGGCGGTGGCAGCATGGAAGACCTGTGGCAGTTCAATGAAGAAATCGTCGCCCGCGCCATCCACGGCTGCAGCATGCCGGTGATCAGCGGCGTCGGCCATGAAACCGACTTCACCATTGCTGACTTTGCTGCCGATGTTCGCGCCGCGACCCCCACCGCTGCAGCCGAACTGGTCAGTGCCGACCGCCAGGCCCTGCTGCAAGCACAAGCGCAACTCAGTCGTCGCCTGAGCCGTGCCATGCAACAGCTGCTCAACCAGCGTATGCAACATATGGACTACCTCACCCGCCGCCTACTCTCCCCCAGCCAGCAGATCGCCCACCGCGGCCATCAACTGCAGCAATGGCAATGGCGCCTGCAACAAGCCATGCGCCAGAAGCTGGATCGCCAAACCCGCCAATTGCAAACCCTGCAGCAAAACCTTGTGCACCTTAATCCCCAAGCCATTCTCAGCCGAGGCTATACGCTGGCCTATGCGGAAGATGGCAGCCTGCTGAAATCCGTCCAGACCCTGCAAAAGGGCAAAGGGATAACACTGCAACTCTCCGATGGCCTGGTCAAGACATCGGTAGATCAGGTCCATCCTCAGTAATTCACGGAAACCATTTGAATTAGCTTAATAGACATAAAAAAAGCCCGGTTTGCACCGGGCTTTTTCAGATTAACGCAAGCAGATTAAGCTTGGGTTTTCTTGGCCTTGCGACGAGCACTGAAGCCAACAGCTGCAATGCCTGCCATCATCATGGCGTAGGTAGAAGGCTCTGGTACGGCCGAGATGCAGTGCAGAACGTAGTCGGATTGGTTGTTGCAGCTACCCTTGCCGCACAGACCAGTCACTGCAGTGAAAGACAGACCACTCACTTGTTTGGTGCCGAATGGATTGGCAATCGCCCACAGTGCGCCCTCGCCGTAGCTGGCTTCGCTGATGTTGCTCACAGTGCCGGAACCAGTCCATGTAGCGGTCTTCAGGCCAGTAGCAGTCAGGAAGAAATCAGACTTGGTACCGTCCATGAAGGTAGCGGTGATCTTGGCTGTTTCGTTCACATCGCCGTACTCAGGACCATCAAACAGCAGACCCAGAGTAATGTTGGTGATGATGATGTTCTTGGTGAACGATACATCGATGCGCTCGCCAATATCAATTTCACCAGCGGTCTTGCCGGAAATACCTACACCGGTGTAGCCGTCCTGGGTTTTCTTCTCGAATTTGCCACCAACAGCCGTGAATGTGGCATCGGTGTCAGGAATGAAGTTCTTGAAGGTTTGCGTGGTTTTGCCATCTTTGAAATCCGAACCGAAAATGCTGTTGTCTGGATCACAAACTGCACAGCCATCGTGCGAAGTACTGTATTTGCCATCGCGGTCGTGCTTGTCGCCCTTGCCATAAGTGAAGTTGGTAGCAGATGCGTTCAGGCTGAATACAGCCAGACCGATCAGCAAACCGATTTTGATTTTATTCATGATTGAATTTCCCCGTGTTTTTTATGTAAGCCATTAAAATAATTACAAAAAACCTAAAGCCCCCGAGCTCTGAAATGGCATCAGAGCAAGCTTGTGGAACGAATAGTAGAAAACCGGACTATGTCCAGCAATAGTCCGTTTGATTAAAAAAATGTAAGCTCATGTTTATAAATGAAAATATAGCTATTTTTGTATCGTTTTTTCGCGTGAAACATTGCGGAGGACTGGCTTGCATAACAAAAATAATCATAAAAAGCTGGACAGGCATTTTTTGAACCCTGTTAAAATTTGCAAACTATTATCAGAAGCCTGTCTGAATGGAATCCGCAAAAACCGGCAAGACCCCGCTCCCTGCCTTGGCATTGGCTGCACTTGGCGTTGTATATGGGGACATCGGTACCAGCCCGCTTTACACGATGAAAGAAGTGTTTGCTGTCAGCCCGCACCCGGTGCCGCTGACGCATGACAATATTTTCGGCATCCTGTCATTGATCCTGTGGTCTTTGATCATGATCGTGTCGGTGAAATACGTGGCCTTTATCATGAAGGCAGACAACCGCGGCGAAGGCGGCATCATGGCGCTGCTGGCATTGGCGAGTCGCAACGTGGCAGGCAATGTGCGCAAAGAGCGCATGATCATGCTGATCGGTATTCTCGGGGCCTGCATGTTTTACGCGGATGGCATGATCACCCCCGCCATTTCGGTACTTTCCGCGGTGGAAGGTCTGGAAGTAGCCGCGCCGCACATGCATGGCGCCATCATCCCGATCACCATGGTCGTCATCTTCATTCTCTTCTGGGTAC
This genomic window contains:
- a CDS encoding 3'-5' exonuclease, which encodes MTPTLVFDIETIPDVDGLRRLYDLPPDTSAEDVARIAFHQRRQQNGSEFLPLQQHKVVAISCAMREGDSFRVWTLGAADAPEREIIQRFFDGIEKYKPNVVSWNGGGFDLPVLHYRGLIHGVQASSYWDMGEDDRDFKWNNYISRYHTRHLDLMDLMALYQARANAPLDQIAQLCGFPGKLGMDGSKVWDAYCRGEIEAIRNYCETDVANTYLVYLRFQLMRGHLNPESYASEIALVRQTLAASEGPHWKEFLAAWAED
- a CDS encoding PEP-CTERM sorting domain-containing protein codes for the protein MNKIKIGLLIGLAVFSLNASATNFTYGKGDKHDRDGKYSTSHDGCAVCDPDNSIFGSDFKDGKTTQTFKNFIPDTDATFTAVGGKFEKKTQDGYTGVGISGKTAGEIDIGERIDVSFTKNIIITNITLGLLFDGPEYGDVNETAKITATFMDGTKSDFFLTATGLKTATWTGSGTVSNISEASYGEGALWAIANPFGTKQVSGLSFTAVTGLCGKGSCNNQSDYVLHCISAVPEPSTYAMMMAGIAAVGFSARRKAKKTQA
- the xseA gene encoding exodeoxyribonuclease VII large subunit, giving the protein MAESAPRILTVTELNRLARDTLERAFPLFWVSGEISNLTRAASGHWYFSLKDAGAQVRCVMFRGRNSYLDWQPREGDKVEARALVTLYEARGDFQLTIEFLQRAGLGTLFEAFEKLKAKLQAEGLFDAALKRPIPAHPQRIGIVTSPDAAALRDVLSTLRRRMPSLEVIIYPTPVQGKGAAAQIAAAIETASARAEVDVLIVCRGGGSMEDLWQFNEEIVARAIHGCSMPVISGVGHETDFTIADFAADVRAATPTAAAELVSADRQALLQAQAQLSRRLSRAMQQLLNQRMQHMDYLTRRLLSPSQQIAHRGHQLQQWQWRLQQAMRQKLDRQTRQLQTLQQNLVHLNPQAILSRGYTLAYAEDGSLLKSVQTLQKGKGITLQLSDGLVKTSVDQVHPQ
- a CDS encoding RcnB family protein → MQNNKLTSLAACLCLMGGLALSAPAFAAKPDGAGHGNGNGQGQQHGGPDRGGRDNDGPGGRPDGGDRGGDRGAYKGGDRGGDRDHHGGDVRVGMYFGDQQRTIVHDYYGEQFRGGHCPPGLAKKHNGCMPPGQARKWRKGYPLPRDVVYYDLPPRIIVELGAPPAGYKYVRVAADILLIAVGTGMVVDAIDDLSRM
- a CDS encoding disulfide bond formation protein B, yielding MTIKFLQGRTGYVLGFIASFGLVAFALYIQQKHNLEPCPLCISQRIVYMVLGVLFLLAALHNPKAAGRKVYGLLHVAAALTGVVIAARHMWIQANPDKVMAECGAGFDYLFESFPMKKAMELVFKGTGECSAIDWTLFGLTIPQLSLIAFSALGLYAVYLAFLKKN
- the cysM gene encoding cysteine synthase CysM; protein product: MYKTLEDFVGNTPLVQLKRLPGNTSNTILVKLEGNNPAGSVKDRPALSMIKRAEARGDIKPGDTLIEATSGNTGIALAMAAAMRGYKMVLVMPENQSLERRQTMKAFGAELVLTPRDGSMELARDVAMKLQAEGEGIVLDQFANMDNPLAHYEGTGPEIWRDTGGKVTHFVSSMGTTGTIMGTSRYLKEQNPAVQIIGVQPEEGAQIPGIRKWPEAYLPSIYDAGRVDELVYVSQADAEKTTRKLASVEGIFAGISSGGALHAALQLSKKVENAVIVSIVCDRGDRYLSTGVFPG
- a CDS encoding YdbL family protein, with protein sequence MKNIIIVFSLMMSMWLSLSPAHAAADLEINTPAISAIKNSMQARHAQLAPFYSSGAVGFSRDGLVAVRDAAAVPLAQRQALNSLVAAENKDRNALYAEIANGNQHPEWEPEIRATFAKRWADKAQGGWWVQDGSGWIKK